In Flexistipes sp., one DNA window encodes the following:
- a CDS encoding FAD-dependent oxidoreductase, which produces MKRILPVYVNKLSPCYSKDHMGNTGCPAGNDIPRFLRLIALRRFEEAFYVLKETNPFSAGCGRFCDHPCETACNRAKFDQPVDIKALERFIADWGYANNLQPKDIKNDKDKSIAVVGSGPAGLTAAYFLSKEGYNVTVYEKHSKAGGLLSQGIPEYRYPDEILEKELEYIYKTGVKVKLNYEINKNRFIDLAEEFDAVIVATGAQSPGVLNIEGEDDPAVENGIKFLTDINLNNLEKVNVGKNEKIGIIGGGYTAFDVARCSARLGADPHIIYRRTVNEMTAHPGEVKDSEEEGVTFHFLRQPVRIKRNGDKLKLVCSVMKLGPVDESGRAKPVQMKDAYEEFELDRIVMAVGDKPDLFFVGERFINEYPNLNCPDLPDELKDKIFIAGDSSMGNSELVGMVVRAVGSAQITVEKVRKFLGEKIEPSENKEISFYNTINTKYFQETTRLVEKRIELEQRKNTFEEINKTIDEDTAVVFSERCFFCGICIQCDWCYYYSEGSLLKLGKEWSPAIDESFYKYVLDKISEASFKSVEACPRSALSITDEDSKLMEVCDYQFVNFDEIKGK; this is translated from the coding sequence TTGAAAAGAATTCTGCCTGTATATGTTAATAAATTAAGCCCCTGTTATTCAAAAGATCATATGGGAAATACCGGCTGTCCCGCCGGTAATGATATACCACGTTTCTTAAGGCTTATTGCCTTAAGACGTTTTGAAGAAGCATTTTATGTTTTAAAAGAAACAAATCCTTTTTCAGCCGGTTGCGGCAGATTTTGCGATCATCCGTGTGAGACGGCCTGCAACCGGGCTAAATTTGATCAGCCTGTGGATATCAAAGCTTTGGAAAGGTTTATAGCCGACTGGGGATATGCAAACAATCTGCAGCCTAAAGATATTAAAAATGACAAAGATAAAAGTATTGCAGTTGTAGGCTCAGGTCCTGCAGGGCTGACTGCGGCTTATTTTTTGTCTAAAGAAGGTTATAATGTGACCGTTTATGAAAAACATTCCAAAGCCGGAGGTTTACTTTCGCAGGGCATTCCTGAATACAGATACCCTGATGAGATTCTTGAGAAAGAGCTGGAATATATTTATAAAACAGGTGTCAAAGTTAAGCTTAATTACGAAATCAATAAAAACAGGTTTATTGATCTTGCGGAAGAATTTGATGCTGTAATCGTTGCCACGGGAGCTCAAAGTCCGGGTGTCCTCAATATTGAGGGAGAAGATGACCCTGCTGTGGAGAATGGTATAAAATTCTTGACGGATATAAATTTAAATAATCTCGAAAAAGTTAATGTGGGCAAAAATGAAAAGATAGGCATCATCGGCGGGGGATATACCGCTTTTGATGTTGCAAGGTGTTCAGCCAGGCTTGGTGCAGATCCGCATATTATTTACAGAAGAACGGTTAATGAAATGACGGCACACCCCGGTGAAGTAAAAGACAGTGAAGAAGAGGGCGTTACTTTTCATTTTCTCAGACAGCCTGTGAGAATAAAACGCAACGGCGATAAACTTAAACTTGTTTGTTCTGTGATGAAACTGGGGCCCGTTGATGAAAGCGGGAGAGCTAAGCCTGTCCAGATGAAAGATGCATATGAAGAGTTTGAGCTTGACAGGATTGTTATGGCAGTAGGAGATAAACCTGATCTCTTTTTTGTGGGGGAAAGATTTATTAATGAGTATCCTAACCTTAACTGCCCTGATCTGCCCGATGAACTCAAAGATAAAATATTTATAGCCGGTGACTCAAGTATGGGTAATTCTGAGCTTGTTGGCATGGTCGTTAGGGCAGTCGGATCCGCTCAGATTACTGTGGAAAAAGTCAGAAAATTTTTGGGAGAAAAAATAGAGCCTTCGGAGAACAAGGAGATTTCTTTTTATAATACTATAAATACGAAATATTTTCAGGAAACCACCAGACTTGTTGAAAAGAGGATAGAGCTGGAGCAGAGGAAAAACACTTTTGAAGAGATAAATAAGACTATAGATGAGGATACGGCAGTGGTTTTTTCCGAGAGGTGTTTTTTCTGCGGCATATGCATTCAGTGTGACTGGTGTTATTATTACAGCGAGGGATCTCTGCTGAAACTGGGAAAGGAATGGTCACCGGCAATAGATGAGAGTTTTTATAAATATGTCCTTGATAAAATATCCGAAGCTTCTTTCAAAAGTGTTGAGGCCTGCCCAAGGTCTGCTTTGAGTATTACAGATGAAGATTCAAAGCTGATGGAAGTTTGTGATTATCAGTTTGTAAACTTTGACGAAATAAAAGGTAAATAG